Proteins from a single region of Lysinibacillus sp. JNUCC-52:
- a CDS encoding GNAT family N-acetyltransferase — MNQHKISVIPYSPEFSRETVAMWRDSKEKAIGQKEIHSFEDHVYFLNHILLEQYQIDLAFMEESVVGMIAYHDSEISQLYIHVDYQGFGIGRTLLNKAKSLSSGRLTLYTFEINEKAQRFYEKHGFVVIGRGHENEENLPDIQYEWISQHNNS; from the coding sequence ATGAACCAACATAAAATCTCTGTTATACCATACAGCCCTGAATTTTCTAGGGAAACAGTAGCAATGTGGCGTGATAGCAAGGAAAAGGCCATTGGTCAAAAAGAAATACACAGCTTTGAAGATCATGTTTATTTTTTAAATCATATATTACTTGAGCAATATCAAATAGATTTAGCATTTATGGAAGAGTCAGTTGTTGGGATGATTGCCTATCATGATAGTGAGATAAGCCAACTATATATTCATGTCGATTATCAAGGGTTTGGTATAGGTCGCACATTATTAAATAAAGCAAAAAGCCTATCAAGTGGGAGATTAACATTATATACATTTGAAATAAACGAAAAGGCACAACGTTTCTATGAAAAACATGGATTTGTAGTTATCGGTAGAGGGCATGAAAATGAAGAAAATTTACCTGATATTCAATATGAATGGATAAGTCAACATAATAACTCCTAG
- a CDS encoding AEC family transporter produces the protein MEYTVVFESILLIGFMILIGVLLARITPINDSTRKTYTLIIVNVAMPCIILSSIFKVEIDHSILKNIGIVFGLSIIISIVGILIGWLSITIFDKDSTMKPEVALLSGLGNTGFIGIPLCAAILGPKGALYAAIFDAGVDLVIWTFGVMLLQKSVKFSFNTLKSMINIPTIAIVCGLLFAFVNYRPPMIFITLTNQLAALASPLAMFYIGILIMSVNKMQFTALKSKSIIPTLVKLLGLPVVAFIMIRFITLDHVIAQTLLIQATMPALTLSSILFSKYNANDKLGAIVTVISTIFSLLSIPLLLLIFVKLNYF, from the coding sequence ATGGAGTATACTGTTGTCTTTGAATCGATTTTATTGATAGGATTTATGATTTTAATAGGTGTATTACTTGCTCGGATTACGCCGATTAATGATAGTACTCGTAAAACCTACACGCTCATTATCGTAAATGTCGCGATGCCCTGTATTATTCTATCGAGTATCTTTAAAGTAGAAATCGATCATTCTATTCTTAAAAATATTGGTATAGTCTTTGGGCTGTCAATTATTATTAGTATAGTTGGCATTTTAATAGGATGGCTATCCATCACTATATTTGATAAAGATAGTACGATGAAACCTGAAGTTGCCCTTCTCTCTGGACTTGGCAATACAGGCTTTATCGGCATACCATTATGTGCGGCTATTTTAGGGCCTAAAGGTGCCTTATATGCTGCCATTTTTGATGCAGGTGTTGATTTGGTCATTTGGACTTTTGGCGTTATGTTGCTGCAAAAGTCGGTAAAATTTTCATTTAACACGCTGAAATCGATGATTAATATTCCTACCATTGCAATTGTGTGTGGCTTATTATTCGCTTTTGTTAATTATCGTCCTCCTATGATTTTTATTACGTTAACAAATCAATTAGCCGCACTTGCCTCTCCACTCGCCATGTTTTATATCGGAATACTTATAATGTCTGTAAATAAAATGCAATTTACAGCACTAAAAAGTAAATCGATTATTCCTACACTCGTTAAACTCCTAGGTTTGCCGGTTGTAGCATTCATAATGATAAGGTTTATTACGCTCGATCATGTAATTGCACAAACTTTATTAATTCAAGCTACAATGCCTGCTTTGACATTGTCATCTATTTTATTTAGTAAATATAATGCGAACGATAAATTAGGTGCAATTGTAACAGTAATTTCAACAATTTTTTCTTTATTGTCAATACCATTGCTTCTTTTAATTTTTGTTAAATTAAATTACTTTTAG
- a CDS encoding DNA alkylation repair protein, whose product MNVEEVMQELEALGKERTKKIYMSNGAHEPLFGVATGAMKPIAKKIKINQPLAEELYASGNYDAMYFAGIIADPKAMTESDFDRWMDSAYFYMLSDYVVAVTLAEADIAQQVADKWIASGEELRMSAGWSCYCWLLGNRKDIEFSKDKIATMLENVENSIHDSPERTKSAMNNFLTTVGVSYIPLHDMALATAKAVGLVELKKDNKKSSFLHAYESIQKEVYKGRIGFKRKYVRC is encoded by the coding sequence ATGAATGTGGAAGAGGTAATGCAAGAACTTGAGGCGCTAGGGAAGGAACGAACTAAAAAAATATACATGTCCAATGGTGCACATGAGCCACTTTTTGGAGTGGCAACAGGTGCAATGAAGCCTATAGCGAAGAAAATAAAAATTAATCAACCTTTAGCTGAAGAGCTTTATGCATCGGGGAACTATGACGCAATGTATTTTGCTGGCATTATTGCCGATCCTAAAGCAATGACGGAGTCCGATTTTGACCGTTGGATGGATTCGGCATATTTTTATATGTTGTCTGATTATGTAGTAGCTGTTACGTTAGCCGAAGCGGATATTGCCCAACAAGTTGCTGATAAATGGATTGCTAGTGGGGAAGAGCTGAGGATGTCAGCGGGCTGGAGCTGCTACTGCTGGCTTTTAGGAAATCGTAAAGATATTGAATTTTCCAAGGATAAGATTGCCACTATGCTAGAAAACGTGGAAAATTCAATTCACGATTCGCCAGAAAGAACGAAATCTGCCATGAATAATTTCCTAACGACAGTAGGTGTTTCGTATATACCACTGCACGACATGGCGCTTGCCACTGCTAAAGCGGTGGGGCTAGTAGAACTAAAAAAGGACAATAAAAAAAGTAGCTTCCTTCATGCTTATGAAAGTATTCAAAAGGAAGTTTATAAAGGAAGAATTGGCTTTAAACGTAAATATGTTAGATGTTAA
- a CDS encoding MBL fold metallo-hydrolase, which translates to MHSINKIGDRFWFITPISETDRPILGMVVGNNKTLMIDAGNSEDHVQYFQDELLKMGVPNADMVVLTHWHWDHIFGLSALRNLVSIASSATKEEMEKLIPFSWSDEAIDERVKEGIEIEFCASAIKEEFKDHRDINIVLPDMTFDKRVEIDLGGITCIVQHVGGDHAADSVVVYIKEEKILFLADCIYPNLYAVKENYTIKETLRLLDVLEQFDADTYIPSHQKPISKEEFNQEVVKLRTIANFTDRLGGDQQNIIKEYEKHVQRELTEDERETIANFVNGY; encoded by the coding sequence ATGCATTCAATTAACAAAATAGGTGACCGTTTTTGGTTTATTACGCCAATCTCAGAAACCGATCGTCCCATTCTAGGAATGGTAGTAGGCAATAACAAAACATTAATGATCGATGCAGGTAACTCGGAAGATCATGTACAGTATTTTCAGGATGAACTTTTAAAAATGGGGGTTCCTAATGCGGATATGGTAGTTTTAACGCACTGGCATTGGGATCATATTTTTGGCCTTTCAGCATTACGTAATCTCGTTTCCATTGCTAGCAGCGCAACAAAGGAAGAAATGGAGAAATTAATTCCGTTCTCTTGGTCAGATGAAGCGATCGATGAGCGTGTAAAAGAGGGAATTGAAATTGAATTTTGCGCTAGTGCGATTAAAGAAGAATTCAAAGATCACCGTGATATTAATATTGTTTTACCAGATATGACGTTTGATAAACGGGTGGAAATTGATCTAGGTGGGATAACTTGTATTGTTCAACATGTTGGAGGGGACCATGCAGCGGATTCTGTAGTTGTCTATATTAAAGAAGAAAAGATTCTTTTCCTTGCTGACTGCATTTATCCTAATCTTTATGCTGTAAAAGAAAATTATACAATTAAGGAAACACTGCGATTATTGGATGTTTTAGAGCAATTTGATGCAGACACATATATCCCTTCCCATCAAAAGCCGATTTCAAAAGAAGAGTTTAATCAAGAAGTGGTGAAGCTTCGAACAATTGCCAACTTTACAGATCGTCTTGGTGGAGACCAACAAAACATTATTAAGGAATATGAAAAACACGTTCAAAGAGAACTGACAGAAGACGAACGCGAAACAATCGCTAACTTTGTAAATGGTTATTAA
- a CDS encoding NupC/NupG family nucleoside CNT transporter, translating into MQYIISIIGILIVLFLAWLASTNRKEIKFKPIITMIVIQILLSLLLLNTEFGLIIIKGIATVFNKLLEYASEGVSFVFGGLANEGEAPFFLTVLLPIIFISALIGILQHLKILPFIMKGIGWVLSKVNGMGKLESYNAVASLMVGQSEVFITLKKQLGLLSKQRLYTLCASAMSTVSMSIVGAYMTMLEPKYIVTALVLNLFGGFIIATIMNPYEIDPNEDILEIEHEKQSFFEMLGEYILDGFKVAIIVGAMLIGFIALMAGFNSVFELLFGISFQSILGYIFAPVAFIMGIPFSEAVSAGSIMATKLVTNEFVAMLDLSGGDHHFSERTMGILSVFLVSFANFSSIGIIVGAVKSLNEKQGNVVARFGLKLLFGATLVSVLSGIIVSLIL; encoded by the coding sequence ATGCAATACATTATTTCAATTATAGGTATTCTTATTGTGCTATTTTTGGCATGGTTGGCAAGTACCAATCGTAAAGAAATAAAATTCAAACCAATTATCACCATGATTGTTATTCAAATTCTATTGTCATTGTTATTGTTAAATACAGAATTTGGGTTAATTATTATTAAGGGCATAGCTACTGTTTTTAACAAGTTGCTCGAATATGCAAGCGAAGGGGTTTCCTTTGTCTTTGGCGGCTTAGCGAACGAAGGGGAAGCGCCATTCTTTTTAACAGTATTACTACCTATTATATTTATTTCTGCATTAATTGGGATTTTACAGCATCTAAAAATCCTTCCGTTTATTATGAAAGGAATTGGATGGGTATTAAGTAAAGTAAACGGAATGGGAAAACTTGAATCTTATAATGCTGTTGCTTCATTGATGGTCGGCCAATCAGAGGTTTTCATCACATTAAAAAAACAGCTCGGTCTACTTTCTAAACAGCGATTATATACTCTATGTGCATCGGCCATGTCAACTGTATCCATGTCCATCGTAGGTGCTTATATGACAATGCTAGAACCAAAATATATTGTGACGGCATTAGTTCTAAATCTATTTGGTGGTTTTATTATCGCTACAATTATGAATCCGTATGAAATTGACCCGAACGAGGATATTTTAGAAATAGAACATGAAAAGCAATCCTTCTTCGAAATGCTTGGTGAATATATTCTTGATGGCTTTAAGGTTGCCATTATCGTCGGCGCCATGTTAATTGGGTTTATTGCATTGATGGCTGGATTCAATAGTGTGTTTGAGCTATTGTTCGGCATTTCGTTCCAAAGTATTCTAGGTTATATCTTTGCACCAGTTGCCTTCATCATGGGGATTCCTTTCTCTGAAGCAGTTAGTGCTGGATCAATTATGGCGACTAAACTGGTAACGAATGAATTTGTGGCGATGTTGGATTTATCAGGAGGCGATCATCACTTTAGTGAACGTACAATGGGTATTCTTTCTGTATTCCTTGTTTCCTTTGCCAACTTCTCATCGATTGGTATCATTGTCGGTGCTGTAAAAAGTCTCAATGAAAAGCAAGGTAATGTAGTCGCACGCTTTGGCTTAAAATTATTATTTGGTGCTACACTTGTAAGCGTGCTATCAGGTATTATTGTTAGCTTAATTTTATAA